CAACCGGTGTGGAAATAAAGACTCTCAGGAGTTCGGCTCGTTTCCCTGCTCACGTTGTGGGGAACGTTGCCATTATTGCCGCCATTGTCTCATGATGGGGAGGATTAGTGAATGTACGCCGCTTATCAGTTGGACTGGACCTCCACCTGATTACCAGCTACCTGAAAAAATCTTGGCATGGAAGGGAGCTCTTTCAGAAGGGCAATCCGTCGCATCACTTCATGTGGCGGAGGCAATTCTACAGAACCGTGAACACCTAATTTGGGCGGTGTGCGGGGCTGGAAAAACGGAAGTATTGTTTGCAGGAATAGAGGCAGCTCTTCAGGCGAAAAAAAGAATTTGTATTGCGACCCCAAGAACGGACGTCGTACTAGAACTTACCCCCCGGTTGAAGGCGGCTTTTCCAGAGATTACGATTGCATCGCTTTATGGGGGAAGTGAAGACCGTCACCTGTACGCTCCCCTTACAATTGCTACTACCCACCAATTACTTCGGTTTTACCATGCTTTTGATGCCATTATATTAGACGAAGTCGATGCGTTTCCTTATACAGTAGAAGAGTCCCTACAATTTGCTGCCCATCAGGCAAGGAAGCCTATTTCGGCCATGATCTATCTAACGGCGACACCTAGTGAAAAATGGCAAAAGGAATGTCGCACTGGAAAAAGATCCTTCACCACCATCCCGGCAAGATTTCATCGTCATCCCCTTCCAGTTCCCGAGTTTTCATGGTGTGGCAACTGGCAAAAGCGGCTCGAAAAAGGCAAGCTGCCCTCAAATGTGCTTCGTTGGGTGCAACACCGCGCGAACAAGAACAAACAAGTATTACTCTTTTTCCCCCACATTCCTTTAATGGAAAAAGCACTTAAAATCCTCCAACACTTTTTTCCAACAATCGAG
The window above is part of the Bacillus sp. SORGH_AS_0510 genome. Proteins encoded here:
- a CDS encoding DEAD/DEAH box helicase, whose protein sequence is MRFIVKDGQLFPDRTHSDSLPITQIPMIPLPQLNPLFPSNPKLQMILSGKQLLLEDIPFPPKEIQIHYQNGYISYRKGIERRGNKLVCNRCGNKDSQEFGSFPCSRCGERCHYCRHCLMMGRISECTPLISWTGPPPDYQLPEKILAWKGALSEGQSVASLHVAEAILQNREHLIWAVCGAGKTEVLFAGIEAALQAKKRICIATPRTDVVLELTPRLKAAFPEITIASLYGGSEDRHLYAPLTIATTHQLLRFYHAFDAIILDEVDAFPYTVEESLQFAAHQARKPISAMIYLTATPSEKWQKECRTGKRSFTTIPARFHRHPLPVPEFSWCGNWQKRLEKGKLPSNVLRWVQHRANKNKQVLLFFPHIPLMEKALKILQHFFPTIEAVHAEDPDRKIKVQRMRNKQTDILLTTTILERGVTFPNIDVAVIGAEDSIFTESALVQIAGRAGRSKDYPKGSVTFFHFGKTDEMLKARRQIVTMNREGLKRGLLNS